A region from the Musa acuminata AAA Group cultivar baxijiao chromosome BXJ1-10, Cavendish_Baxijiao_AAA, whole genome shotgun sequence genome encodes:
- the LOC135595561 gene encoding glyceraldehyde-3-phosphate dehydrogenase A, chloroplastic: MASATLTAANACLQGKGFSDFSGLRSASSSIPLRRINSSDDFLSVVAFRTSAVGSSGGYRKGAAEAKVKVAINGFGRIGRNFLRCWHGRKDSPLDVVAINDTGGVKQASHLLKYDSTLGIFEANVKPEGDSAISVDGKVIKVVSNRNPANLPWGELGIDLVIEGTGVFVDREGAGKHIQAGAKKVLITAPGKGDIPTYVVGVNEDAYNPDEPIISNASCTTNCLAPFVKILDQKFGIIKGTMTTTHSYTGDQRLLDASHRDLRRARAAALNIVPTSTGAAKAVALVLPSLKGKLNGIALRVPTPNVSVVDLVVQVSKKTFAEEVNAAFRDAADKELKGILSVCDEPLVSVDFRCSDVSSTVDSSLTMVMGDDMVKVIAWYDNEWGYSQRVVDLADIVANQWK; this comes from the exons ATGGCCTCGGCGACGCTCACGGCGGCCAATGCCTGTCTTCAG GGCAAGGGATTCTCGGACTTCTCGGGACTAAGGAGTGCTTCCTCTTCGATTCCCTTGAGAAGGATCAACTCCTCCGATGACTTCCTTTCCGTCGTCGCTTTTAGAACCTCAGCG GTGGGCAGCAGCGGAGGGTACCGGAAGGGCGCGGCGGAGGCGAAGGTAAAGGTGGCCATCAACGGGTTCGGCCGCATCGGGCGCAACTTCCTGCGGTGCTGGCACGGGCGCAAGGACTCGCCCCTGGACGTGGTGGCCATCAACGACACCGGAGGCGTCAAGCAGGCCTCCCACCTCCTCAAGTACGACTCCACCCTCGGCATCTTCGAAGCCAACGTCAAGCCCGAGGGTGACTCCGCCATCTCGGTCGACGGCAAGGTCATCAAGGTCGTCTCCAACCGCAACCCCGCCAACCTTCCGTGGGG TGAGTTAGGAATAGATTTGGTGATCGAAGGGACGGGGGTGTTCGTGGACAGGGAGGGAGCAGGGAAGCACATCCAGGCCGGCGCCAAGAAGGTGCTCATCACCGCCCCGGGCAAAGGTGACATCCCCACCTACGTGGTGGGCGTCAACGAGGATGCGTACAACCCCGATGAGCCCATCATCAGCAACGCCTCCTGCACCACCAACTGCCTCGCCCCCTTCGTCAAGATCCTCGACCAGAAGTTTG GAATCATCAAGGGAACCATGACCACCACTCACTCCTACACCGGGGACCAAAGGCTGCTTGATGCGAGCCACCGCGACCTCCGTCGTGCGCGAGCCGCTGCGCTCAACATAGTCCCCACCTCCACCGGCGCCGCGAAGGCCGTCGCCCTGGTTCTCCCCTCCCTCAAGGGCAAACTCAACGGAATCGCCCTCCGTGTGCCCACCCCTAACGTCTCGGTCGTCGACCTTGTTGTGCAAGTATCCAAGAAGACCTTCGCCGAGGAGGTCAATGCCGCGTTCCGAGATGCTGCCGACAAAGAACTGAAGGGCATCCTCTCCGTCTGCGACGAGCCTCTTGTCTCCGTGGACTTCCGCTGCAGCGATGTGTCGTCGACCGTCGATTCGTCGCTGACCATGGTGATGGGCGACGACATGGTCAAGGTGATTGCTTGGTATGACAACGAGTGGGGCTACTCGCAGAGGGTTGTAGATTTGGCTGACATCGTAGCCAACCAGTGGAAATGA
- the LOC135595560 gene encoding probable BOI-related E3 ubiquitin-protein ligase 2, whose product MAVQAQYPSNFAFSPDFRGRAGNNVMEDLQMLLEHHDMLGRYSTHLGGVNNATVFSDPQSELTCFASGTRKRAREEPPAVVLQSNLESVLPPFCYPNLATVTAVPERAVAAALSAPGCHQTRLLDSGGTSTSGRPASPLTQDLVSHLSYQNAEIDELIRLQRERLRSGLEEVRNRHCKALLWCVEQRVAKRLREKEAELENARRLNAELEETVRQLTAETELWFGVAKNNESVAASLRANLEQVLLHNAAAAQVKEGYGDTDDDAQSCRSAVADRRHASSPATEAEEVRRRPRAACRSCGERDVCVLLLPCRHLCLCKICESMIDACPACGSAKNACLQIAMS is encoded by the exons GGCCGGGAACAATGTAATGGAAGACCTCCAGATGCTGCTGGAACATCACGATATGTTGGGCCGGTACAGCACCCACCTCGGTGGCGTTAACAATGCCACCGTGTTCAGTGATCCCCAGAGCGAGCTTACATGCTTTGCCTCCGGGACGAGGAAGCGGGCGCGGGAAGAGCCGCCCGCGGTGGTGCTGCAATCTAACCTCGAGTCCGTCTTGCCGCCGTTCTGCTACCCTAACCTCGCGACGGTAACAGCTGTCCCGGAGAGGGCTGTTGCTGCCGCCTTATCCGCCCCCGGCTGTCATCAGACCCGCCTGCTCGATTCCGGCGGTACCTCCACCAGCGGTCGGCCCGCGTCCCCTCTCACCCAAGATCTCGTCTCCCATCTCTCTTACCAGAATGCCGAGATCGATGAACTCATCCGCCTTCAG AGGGAACGACTGCGGAGTGGGCTGGAGGAGGTGCGGAATAGGCATTGTAAGGCGCTGCTATGGTGCGTGGAGCAGCGGGTGGCGAAGAGGCTGAGGGAGAAGGAGGCGGAGCTGGAGAATGCGCGGCGGTTGAACGCGGAGCTGGAGGAGACGGTGCGCCAGCTGACCGCGGAGACAGAGCTGTGGTTCGGTGTTGCCAAAAACAACGAGTCCGTCGCCGCCAGCCTGCGGGCTAATCTCGAGCAGGTCCTCCTCCACAACGCCGCGGCCGCCCAGGTCAAGGAGGGCTACGGCGACACCGACGACGATGCCCAGTCATGCCGTTCGGCGGTGGCGGATAGGAGGCACGCTTCGTCGCCGGCGACGGAGGCGGAGGAGGTCCGCCGGCGGCCGAGGGCGGCGTGCAGGTCGTGCGGCGAAAGGGACGTGTGCGTTCTGCTGCTCCCCTGCAGGCACCTTTGCTTATGCAAGATCTGCGAATCAATGATTGACGCGTGTCCAGCGTGTGGTTCCGCTAAGAACGCGTGCCTTCAGATCGCGATGTCGTGA